In Oryctolagus cuniculus chromosome X, mOryCun1.1, whole genome shotgun sequence, a single window of DNA contains:
- the DGAT2L6 gene encoding diacylglycerol O-acyltransferase 2-like protein 6 isoform X2 has protein sequence MTVTFFSRLDLQEGLQTLSVLQWIPSYIILGAIPILLIPYFLVFTKFWSASVLALAWLVYDWNTHSQGGRRSAWVRNWTLWKYFRNYFPVKLVKTHDLSPKHNYIIANHPHGIVSYGAFINFATEATGFTQMFPSISPSLATLEGIFWIPIVRDYVMSMGLCPVSKLALNYLLTQKGSGNAVIIVVGGATEALLSKPGTSIIFLKERKGFVKLALKTGAYLVPSYTFGENEVHNQTTFPEGTWIRIFQKHFQNIGKRILGINFCTFHGRGLTRGSWGFLPFNRPVTTVVGEPLPVPRINRPSKEVVDKYHALYIRALHKLFDQHKVEYGVPETQELTVI, from the exons GGGCTATTCCCATTCTGCTCATACCCTACTTTCTGGTGTTCACCAAGTTCTGGTCGGCGTCTGTGCTCGCGTTGGCCTGGCTCGTCTACGACTGGAACACCCACAGTCAAG GCGGCAGGCGTTCTGCTTGGGTACGGAACTGGACCCTCTGGAAGTATTTCCGAAATTACTTCCCAGTAAAG CTAGTGAAGACTCACGACCTGTCTCCCAAACACAACTACATCATTGCCAACCACCCGCATGGCATTGTCTCTTATGGTGCCTTCATCAACTTCGCCACTGAGGCCACTGGCTTCACTCAGATGTTCCCATCCATCAGTCCCTCTCTAGCAACCTTGGAAGGAATCTTCTGGATCCCCATTGTGCGTGATTATGTGATGTCAATGG GTTTGTGCCCAGTGAGTAAGTTGGCCTTGAATTACTTGCTGACCCAAAAAGGCTCAGGTAATGCTGTGATTATTGTGGTGGGTGGAGCTACAGAAGCCCTCTTGAGCAAACCAGGAACCTCCATCATCTTCCTCAAAGAACGGAAAGGTTTTGTGAAGTTGGCACTGAAGACAGG GGCCTATCTTGTCCCTTCCTATACCTTTGGGGAGAATGAGGTCCACAATCAGACGACCTTCCCTGAGGGCACATGGATAAGGATCTTCCAGAAACACTTCCAGAACATAGGCAAAAGAATCCTGGGGATTAACTTCTGTACCTTCCACGGCCGAGGCCTCACTCGTGGGTCCTGGggctttctgcctttcaatcgACCTGTTACCACTGTCG TTGGGGAGCCCCTGCCAGTCCCCAGGATTAACAGACCCAGCAAGGAGGTGGTAGACAAGTACCATGCACTCTACATCCGCGCCCTGCACAAGCTGTTTGACCAGCACAAAGTTGAATATGGCGTCCCTGAGACCCAGGAGCTGACAGTCATTTAA